The Bacteroidota bacterium genome contains the following window.
TTTCGGTCCGCTTCCCCTTTTTCCATAATTAGGAACTTCAGGTTCTTCGTGCAGATGTTTCCCAACACCGTGACCAACCAATTCGCGCACCACGGAGAATCCATTTTTTTCCGCGTTAAGCTGAACTGTTTCGCTGATGTCGCCGATCCTTCCACCGATAGATGCGCGCTCTATTCCAAGAAGCAGGCATTCCTTAGTAACGCGAAGGAGCTTCAAGACAGAAGGTTTCACATCACCGACAGGAAAAGTAAATGCGCTGTCTCCGTAATAACCATTCATCAGCACACCACAATCCACTGAAACAATGTCGCCATCTTTTAGTTCATATTTTCCGGGGATTCCGTGAACCACTTGAGCATTTACAGAAATGCAAAGTGTTCCGGGAAATCCGCGATAACCTTTGAACGCTGGTTTTCCATCATTATCCATAATGAATTCCTCCGCCAGTTTATCGATGGCAGCAGTAGTTTTTCCGGGGATGATTTCCCGTGCTACAGTTGCGAGTGTTTTTCCAACAAGTAAAGAACTACGTCGTATTAATTCTATTTCTTCGTGCGATTTGTACTTGATCATTCTTTAGTACTGTGCTGTAGCAGTCATACCAACGGATGAACGGCCTTTGATTCGACCTGATTTCATCAGACCATCGTAGTGACGCATGAGAAGATAACTTTCAATTTGTTGTAAAGTATCGAGCACAACGCCTACGAGAATAAGAATACTTGTACCACCGTAGAATTGTGCAAATTCGTTCGACACGCCAAAATGAATTACGATTGCAGGAAGGATCGCAACAACTGCGAGCATAAGAGCTCCGGGTAAGGTAATTCGAGACATGATCATGTCGATATATTCCGCTGTTTTCTTTCCGGGTTTTACTCCGGGAATGTATCCTTCATTTCGTTTCATTTCCTCTGCCATCATATTCGGGTTGACGGTGATCGCAGTATAGAAATAAGTGAATACAACAATGAGCAATGCCGTAAATGCATTATACCAGATTCCATAGTGGTTTCCGAATTCGCGCACAAACCAACTCACTTCGCCTTCTGAATTCCGGGTTGCAAATCCGGCGAGTTGTATCGGTATCATTACGATAGCCTGAGCAAATATGATGGGCATTACACCAGACGCATTCACTTTAAGAGGAATGTAATTTCTTTGTCCGCCGTATTGACGATTACCTACTATTCTTTTTGCAAAGTGAATAGGAATTCTCCGCGTTCCCTGCACGAGCAGAATACAACCTACGACAACACAAAGCAAAACCGCCAGCTCCACAAGGAACATGATTAGTCCGCCGCCTGTTGATTCTAAACGTGAACCGAATTCAGTTGAAATAGCAAACGGAAGTCGCGCCACAATTCCTATCATAATGATCAGCGAAATTCCATTACCGATTCCTTTGTCTGTAATTTTTTCGCCTAGCCACATCACGAAAACAGTTCCTGTTACGAGAATAAAAACAGCTTCGAACCACCAGAAGGTAGATTGATCACGCACAGCACCTGTTTTATCTGCAACTTGTGAAGCGAGATATCCGACAGCCTGCATAGCAGTGATAATGATGGTAAGGTAACGCGTATACTGATTGATTTTTTTTCTGCCGCTTTCCCCCTCACGCTGCAAACGCTGAAAATGAGGTAACGCCATTGTCAATAACTGGAGAATAATAGAAGCAGAAATGTACGGCATGATGCCAAGTGCAAAAATAGAAGCACGTGAGAAAGCTCCTCCCGCAAAAATATTGATGAGTTGCAGAATCCCTTCGTCATTCGTATGAGAACGTCGTAAAGCTTCCGGATCGACACCGGGAATTACCACGTAACTTCCGAGACGATAAATCAGCAGGAAGCCAAGCGTGTAAAGGATACGCTGGCGAAGTTCCTCGATGGAAAAAATATTCCTTATGGTACCAATGAAT
Protein-coding sequences here:
- the map gene encoding type I methionyl aminopeptidase, with translation MIKYKSHEEIELIRRSSLLVGKTLATVAREIIPGKTTAAIDKLAEEFIMDNDGKPAFKGYRGFPGTLCISVNAQVVHGIPGKYELKDGDIVSVDCGVLMNGYYGDSAFTFPVGDVKPSVLKLLRVTKECLLLGIERASIGGRIGDISETVQLNAEKNGFSVVRELVGHGVGKHLHEEPEVPNYGKRGSGPKLAEGLVIAIEPMINMGKRNVRQESDGWTITTADGMPSAHYEHTIAVTKGKADILSSFEEIENVLKEMKIEL
- the secY gene encoding preprotein translocase subunit SecY — its product is MKKFIGTIRNIFSIEELRQRILYTLGFLLIYRLGSYVVIPGVDPEALRRSHTNDEGILQLINIFAGGAFSRASIFALGIMPYISASIILQLLTMALPHFQRLQREGESGRKKINQYTRYLTIIITAMQAVGYLASQVADKTGAVRDQSTFWWFEAVFILVTGTVFVMWLGEKITDKGIGNGISLIIMIGIVARLPFAISTEFGSRLESTGGGLIMFLVELAVLLCVVVGCILLVQGTRRIPIHFAKRIVGNRQYGGQRNYIPLKVNASGVMPIIFAQAIVMIPIQLAGFATRNSEGEVSWFVREFGNHYGIWYNAFTALLIVVFTYFYTAITVNPNMMAEEMKRNEGYIPGVKPGKKTAEYIDMIMSRITLPGALMLAVVAILPAIVIHFGVSNEFAQFYGGTSILILVGVVLDTLQQIESYLLMRHYDGLMKSGRIKGRSSVGMTATAQY